From Candidatus Atelocyanobacterium thalassa isolate ALOHA, a single genomic window includes:
- the fusA gene encoding elongation factor G has protein sequence MTKDLNYYRNIGIFAHVDAGKTTTTERILKLTGKIHKIGEVHEGAATTDFMEQEQERGITIQSAATSCFWRDHQLNIIDTPGHVDFTIEVYRSLKVLDGGIGVFCGSGGVEPQSETNWRYANDSKVARIIYINKLDRTGADFFRVTQQVDEILAAKPLVMVLPIGIENDFCGVVDLLTEKAWIWDNSGDPMKYTVEDVPEDMKEQVAEYREMLIETAIEQDDTLMEKYLEGEELTIDEIKFCIRKGTRDLAFFPTYCGSSFKNKGVQLVLDAVIDYLPNPMEVKPQPEVDLEGKETGNYAIVDVEKPLRALAFKIMDDRFGALTFTRIYSGKIAKGDTVLNTATGKTERISRLVEMHADSREEVESAQAGDIIAIVGMKNVQTGHTLCDPKLPATLEPMVFPDPVISVAISPKKKGENEKMALAISKMVQEDPSFYMETDKESGETIIKGMGELHLDIKVDILKRTHGIEVEVGKPQVAYRESITKVVKDTYVHKKQSGGSGQFAKIDYSIEPGEPGSGFQFTSKVTGGNVPREFWPAVQKGFESSVKKGVLAGYPCVDLTVNLTDGSFHPVDSSAIAFEIAARAAYRQTVPKAGPQLLEPIMNVDVFTPEDYMGDVIGDINRRRGMIKSQNSTPMGARIKADIPLSEMFGYIGDLRTMTSGRGQFSMEFGHYAPAPSNIAEEVIKEVKERQASS, from the coding sequence ACCGATTTTATGGAACAAGAGCAAGAAAGAGGTATCACCATACAATCTGCAGCAACTAGTTGCTTTTGGAGGGATCATCAGTTAAATATTATAGATACCCCTGGGCACGTTGATTTCACAATTGAGGTTTACCGCTCTTTAAAAGTTTTAGATGGTGGAATTGGAGTTTTTTGCGGTTCAGGAGGTGTAGAACCTCAGTCTGAAACAAATTGGCGCTATGCTAATGACTCTAAAGTTGCTCGCATTATTTATATTAATAAACTTGATAGGACTGGTGCTGATTTTTTCAGAGTTACTCAACAAGTTGATGAAATATTAGCTGCTAAGCCTCTTGTAATGGTATTACCTATCGGAATAGAAAATGATTTTTGTGGTGTCGTAGACTTACTCACTGAAAAAGCATGGATCTGGGATAATTCTGGAGATCCGATGAAGTATACCGTAGAAGATGTTCCTGAAGACATGAAAGAACAGGTAGCAGAATATAGAGAAATGCTCATTGAAACTGCTATAGAACAAGATGATACTTTAATGGAAAAGTATCTTGAGGGGGAAGAGTTAACTATTGATGAAATTAAGTTTTGTATTCGAAAAGGTACTCGTGATCTTGCCTTTTTCCCTACTTATTGTGGCTCCTCTTTCAAAAATAAAGGAGTACAGCTAGTGCTTGATGCTGTAATCGATTATCTTCCTAATCCTATGGAGGTAAAACCACAGCCAGAAGTAGATTTAGAAGGAAAAGAAACAGGAAATTATGCTATTGTAGATGTTGAAAAACCCTTAAGAGCGTTAGCTTTCAAAATCATGGATGATCGTTTTGGAGCGCTAACATTCACACGTATTTATTCAGGAAAAATCGCTAAGGGTGATACTGTACTAAATACAGCAACAGGAAAAACAGAAAGAATTAGTCGCTTAGTAGAAATGCATGCTGACTCTCGAGAAGAAGTAGAGTCAGCACAAGCAGGAGATATTATAGCCATTGTAGGTATGAAAAATGTCCAAACAGGTCATACTTTATGTGACCCCAAACTACCTGCAACATTAGAGCCTATGGTTTTCCCAGATCCCGTGATATCTGTTGCTATTTCACCTAAGAAAAAAGGTGAAAATGAAAAAATGGCTTTAGCCATAAGTAAGATGGTTCAGGAAGATCCATCTTTTTATATGGAAACAGATAAAGAAAGTGGTGAAACAATTATCAAGGGAATGGGAGAGCTGCATTTGGATATAAAAGTTGATATCCTTAAGCGTACTCATGGAATTGAAGTAGAAGTTGGTAAGCCACAAGTAGCTTATCGTGAGTCTATTACCAAAGTTGTTAAAGATACTTATGTTCACAAGAAACAATCTGGTGGTTCTGGTCAATTTGCGAAAATTGATTACAGTATCGAACCAGGAGAACCTGGTAGTGGCTTTCAGTTTACTTCAAAAGTTACAGGAGGCAATGTTCCAAGAGAATTTTGGCCTGCAGTTCAAAAAGGTTTTGAATCCAGTGTAAAAAAAGGTGTTTTAGCTGGTTATCCTTGTGTAGATTTAACAGTAAATCTTACAGACGGATCATTTCACCCAGTTGATTCTTCAGCTATAGCTTTTGAGATTGCAGCTAGAGCTGCTTATCGTCAAACAGTTCCTAAGGCTGGACCTCAATTATTAGAGCCTATTATGAATGTAGATGTTTTTACTCCTGAAGATTATATGGGAGATGTCATAGGAGATATTAATCGCCGTCGTGGTATGATAAAGTCTCAAAATTCAACACCTATGGGAGCACGAATCAAAGCAGATATTCCTTTAAGTGAGATGTTTGGCTATATAGGTGATTTGCGTACAATGACTTCTGGACGTGGTCAGTTTTCTATGGAATTTGGTCATTATGCTCCAGCTCCAAGTAATATAGCAGAAGAAGTCATCAAAGAAGTAAAAGAGCGTCAAGCCTCTTCTTAG